AATAACTGGCAgataaaaaatgtgtttaattaaGGTATACAGCTTGATATTTTAATgtacatatacactgtggaatAATAGTAACATTCAAGCTAATTAGCACATCGCTATTTTGATAACATCACTGTGAGTTCCCACTAATAAAATAGTTTACATGTTGTGTATGGATTTATACTCCTAATATGTAttcttctcatttaatccttatagtgATCCTAAGAGGTTAGAATTATCAATTCTGtgtaacagatgaggaaacagaggcttggagaggttaaaTGAGAAGCATCTTGAAAGATGAGTATGAAAAAGCAATGAGGTAATCTGTTTTCACTCCAGAAGCCCACCTACTGTTGACGCCCTGTTTCTGGCTTTAGAACTGCCTGGACATGGACAATCAGACTCAAGTCTCTGAATTCGTCCTCCTCGGCCTCTCCCAGCAGCCCCTGCAGAGACAGTTGCTCTTCAGCCTGTCCTTCATTCTGTATTTGAGTGGGTGCCTGGGGAATCTTCTCACCATCCTGGCCATCGTCTTGGACCCTCACCTCCACAgccccatgtatttcttcctcagCAACTTGTCTCTTCTTGACATCTGCTTTATCTCCACCACCATCCCCAAGATGCTGGTGAACCATCTGTGTGGGCTCAGCACCATCTCCTTCTCAGCTTGCCTGGCCCAGATGTATTTCTTCATTGCCTTTGGGGCAGCTGACAGCATGCTTCTCTCAGCCATGGCTTAcgaccgctacgtggccatctgcagCCCACTGCACTATGTGACAATCATGAGTGTCCTTTGGTGTGCCTTGCTGGTGGTGATACCCTGGATCTCAGCCAACCTCATCTCCATGGTCCACACTCTCCTGATGTCCCACTTGTCCTTCTGCACCAATAGGATCCCACACTTCTTCTGTGACCTCAATGCCTTGGTCAAGCTCTCCTGCTCTGACACCCAAGTCAACGAGATGCTGGTGTTGGTCCTTGGGGGCCCGGTGGTCCTCATCTCTTTCGTGTGCATCATGGCCTCTTACACACCCATTGCTATGGCTGTGTGGAAGGTGCCCTCAGTCCAGGGCAGGTGGAAAGCGTTCTCCACGTGTGGCTCTCACCTTTGTGTTGTCTGTCTCTTCTATGGGGCTATCATTGGGGTCTACTTCACCCCTGCATCCACACACACCACCCAGAGGGACATGGCAGCCACAGTGATGTACACCATGGTcacccccatgctgaaccccttcatctacagccTGAGAAACCAAGATCTGAAGGGGGCCCTCAGGAAACTTTTCATTGGGAACCCCTTTGCTAAGCCTCTATGAAGATGCTTTTTAGACtcaattaattttgaaaaaaactaATGTCTCCCAATGTTAGAACTCAGggtggttttctattttttttaaggtaggagaaaaagttttattttttcatttaagtactttatttttcacacagaaGTAGAGATATAATGTTGCACACATGAAACTTATACAATGCTATAAACCCAGGTTATCacaataaacataaatttaaaaaagaaaggagacataaacattattttaaaaacagaaaaaacccaCTTCTTTCCTGATTATCTTGGTCAACTTATTTAAACTCATTTTGTCCCTGTTTCTTAAATTTGTGAAATAGGGATGCAGAAAGTGCCTAGCTCATAcaattattgtgaaaattaacGACTCACACATACTCCTGTCTTTATAAGCTTAGAAGACTACCAGGGGAACTGTAAGTACTGACTAAATCTTAatcattatttgttgttgtttagtcactcagtcatgtccaactctttgtgaccacatggactgcagcacaccaggcttctctgtccctcacaatctcctggagcttgctcaaactcatgtccattgagtcagtgatgccattcaaccatcttgtcctctgtcgtcctcttcacttactgccctcaatctttcccagcatcagggtcttttctaatgagccaactcttcacatcaggtggccaaagtactggagcttcagcttcagcatcattccttccaataaatattaaggattgatttcctttaggattgactggtttgatctcctttcagtccaagggactctcaagagtcttgtccaacaccacagttcaaaagcatcatttcttcagcactcagccttctttacagttcaactcttacactcacacatgactactggaaaaaccatagctttgactatgtgaacctttgttggcaaagtaatctctgctttttaatatgctgcctaggttggtcatagcttttcttccaaggagcaagcatcttttaatttcatagctgcagtcaccatctgcagtgattttggagcccaagaaaattaagtttctcactgtttccattctttcgccatctatttgccatgaagtgatgagaccagatgccatgatcttggttttttggaCATGGAGTGTTAAGCCagcctttttactttcttctttcatcaagaggctctttagtttccctttgctttctgccacagggtggtgtcatctgcatatctgaggttactgatatttctcccagcaatcttgattccagtttgtgctcatccagcctggcatttcacatgatgtactctgcatataaattaaataagcagggtgacaatatacagccttgatatactctttATGTAACTTgcaacaagtctgttgttccatgtctggttctaacttgcttcttgacttgcctgcagatttctcaggaggcagatcaggtggtctggtattcccatctctttaagaattttccagtttgttgtggtccacacagtcaaaggctctggcatagtcaatgaagcagaagtatatgtttctctgaaattctcttgctttttctatgattcagcagatgttggcaatttgacctctggctcctttgtctttttaaagtccagcctgaacatctggaatttctcaggtcacctactgttgaagcctaacttgaagaattttgagaattaccttgtcagcatgtgaaatgagtggaattgtgtggtagtttgaacatttattggcattgcctcactttgggattggaataaaaattgaccttttccagtcatttcCAAAACTGACCTTTTAGTCATTATAAACTACTTCTAATATAACTACTATtattataatgtaatataaataacATGCTCTAAATATTTTACTACCACTAACActaatttagaaaactaaaataatttttatttttattggagtatagttgctttacaatattgtggtagtttttctGTATGGCAAGGTGAATCACCTAGGTGCATACATGTATCCACTCCTTTTtggaatttccttcccatttaggtcaccacagaacattgagtagagttctttgtgctctacagcaggttctcattagtcatgcATTTTATTCACATGTTTTTAAGGACTcactttgtggttttttttccatttatttttattagttgaaggctaattactttataatattgtagtggtttttgccatacattgacatgaatcagccatggatttacatgtgttccccatcctgatcccccctccccatcccatttctctgggtcatcccagtgcaccagctctgagcacttgtctcatgcatccaacctgggctggcgatctgtttcacacttgatattatacttgtttcaatgctattctctcagaacatcccaccctcgccttctcccacagagtcccaaagtctgttctgtacatctgtgtctctttttctgttttgcatatagggttatcgttacctctttttaaattccatatatatgcattagtatactgtactggtgtttttctttctggcttacttcactctgtataatgggctccagtttcatccatctcattagaactgattcaaatgaattctttttagtcgctgaataatattccattgtgtatatgtaccatagcttccttatccattcgtctgctgatggacatctaggttgcttccatgtcctggctattataaacagtgctgtaatgaacattggggtgcacgtgtctctttcagatctggtttccttggtgtgtatgcccaggagtgggattgctgggtcatatggcagttctatttccatttttttaaggaatctccacactgttctccatagtggctgtactagtttgcattcccaccaacagtgtaagagggttcccttttctccacaccctctccattgGCTGTTGTGTGAAGCATGGATTGTAAGGAGGCAGTGGCAAAAGCAGGGTCACCATTCAGGAAGCAGCTGCAGTAGCCTGGGAGAGTATTCAAGATGGTTGCACTTTCCCTCTTTCTTCAGAACTCAAATCAGATTCTGGCACCTCTATTGGGGCTCTTCTAACTCACTCAAGCTGAATCTAAGGCTCCCATGACACCACTGCATATGGTGACAGCTCTTCGCATACATGTCTGTCTTCTCCATCAGACTTTGAACTTTCCAAGTCTAGGGCCAAGTTTCACTGATTTCTGTGTCCCCATCGTTTCCCATGGTGCCCACTTCTTGGTAAAAAATAATGAGCACCATTAACTGTTCTATTATTTGCAACAGGCACTTTACTAACCAGGATCTCCAAGTAGCAAGTCTGCAAAATTTCTCATAATCTTGTGAAACATATAATATTAGAAACAGTGcaagtgggggttgggggaagccATTATTCAAATACTTCTAATGTATCCATTTTAAGAACATTTTATCTCTGAGGATCCTAAATAAAAtctgatggagaaagaaaagcatattGGTCTTTTATGACGCATGTCAGTTATATTGTCAGGAATATGCACAACTCAATAGCCCTGAGGCCCACTAAGAGTCTGGAACTCATAGTCAACTATATTATGTCAATAGGCTTTCAGCAGaacattttttctaaaataattttttaaaaagcaacattaTATTGTACAggaatagaaatataaaacagtGGAACAGAGTAAAAATCATGGAACAGACCCATGTATAAATAAACTTACTATATGCAAATCAGCAGGCTATTCATTAAATTGTATTGGTAGAACTAGttagcctttaaaaaataaattttatcacaATGTGTCTATTACAATGGCTAAAATCcagaactgtgatgttggagaagactcttgagagtctcttggactgtaaagagatcaaaccagtcagtcctaaaggaaatcaaccctgaatattcattggaaggaacga
This genomic window from Cervus canadensis isolate Bull #8, Minnesota chromosome 4, ASM1932006v1, whole genome shotgun sequence contains:
- the LOC122439357 gene encoding olfactory receptor 1361-like, yielding MDNQTQVSEFVLLGLSQQPLQRQLLFSLSFILYLSGCLGNLLTILAIVLDPHLHSPMYFFLSNLSLLDICFISTTIPKMLVNHLCGLSTISFSACLAQMYFFIAFGAADSMLLSAMAYDRYVAICSPLHYVTIMSVLWCALLVVIPWISANLISMVHTLLMSHLSFCTNRIPHFFCDLNALVKLSCSDTQVNEMLVLVLGGPVVLISFVCIMASYTPIAMAVWKVPSVQGRWKAFSTCGSHLCVVCLFYGAIIGVYFTPASTHTTQRDMAATVMYTMVTPMLNPFIYSLRNQDLKGALRKLFIGNPFAKPL